Proteins encoded by one window of Dendropsophus ebraccatus isolate aDenEbr1 chromosome 4, aDenEbr1.pat, whole genome shotgun sequence:
- the CHRM1 gene encoding muscarinic acetylcholine receptor M1, whose product MLALHQNAGQESVTNWLPIMNNSTIDPLTPNATENPYRDPFGGHAIWEVVLIVLTTGILSFITVVGNILVLLAFKVNSDLKTVNNYFLLSLACADVVIGAVSMNLYTTYIIMGRWALGSISCDLWLALDYVTSNASVMNLLIISFDRYFSITRPLTYRAKRTPKRAAIMIGLAWIISFILWAPAILCWQYIVGERTVEPDECYIQFLSQPIITFGTAIAAFYLPVTIMIILYWRIYRETENRSRELAGLQGSETENIVRPLGSVRSGSSSGMVESERLSRSQMTVPRVKRACCFPGKLAASPSLRSYPQHRSNGSWNTMEDAASADSLSSSSDGDEHPYEMKSICSAVIRLPMVSTVVATPTGSHGSNDTLERGDLENEANGGKREVSRKSSRSLAIALPSTVIRAKVEKTRHVKRKSNSLIKEKKAARTLSAILLAFILTWTPYNIMVLVSTFCKDCIPTTLWELGYWLCYVNSTVNPMCYALCNRSFRRTFKMLLLCRWDKRKWRTHRHTAAFFRTPSQ is encoded by the coding sequence ATGTTAGCCCTGCATCAGAATGCTGGGCAAGAATCGGTGACCAACTGGCTTCCAATCATGAACAATTCCACTATTGACCCGCTGACCCCTAACGCTACGGAGAATCCATACCGTGACCCCTTTGGAGGCCACGCCATATGGGAGGTGGTGCTTATTGTCCTAACAACAGGAATCCTTTCTTTTATCACTGTAGTTGGAAACATCCTGGTTCTCTTGGCCTTCAAAGTCAACAGTGACCTAAAGACTGTCAATAACTACTTCTTACTTAGCTTAGCATGTGCTGATGTCGTCATTGGTGCGGTGTCTATGAACTTGTACACAACCTACATTATAATGGGCCGTTGGGCACTTGGTAGTATTTCCTGTGACCTGTGGCTGGCACTAGATTATGTCACAAGTAACGCTTCTGTGATGAACCTATTGATTATAAGCTTTGACCGCTATTTTTCAATTACTCGGCCACTGACCTACAGGGCTAAGAGAACACCAAAACGAGCAGCTATTATGATTGGATTGGCATGGATTATATCATTTATATTATGGGCACCCGCTATATTGTGTTGGCAGTATATTGTTGGGGAAAGAACAGTAGAACCTGACGAATGTTACATCCAGTTCTTGTCACAACCTATTATCACGTTTGGCACTGCCATTGCTGCCTTTTACTTGCCAGTAACTATCATGATCATACTGTACTGGAGGATTTACAGAGAAACAGAGAATAGAAGCAGAGAACTGGCCGGCTTGCAAGGCTCGGAGACAGAAAACATTGTTCGTCCCTTGGGGAGTGTCAGAAGTGGTAGCAGTAGTGGGATGGTAGAATCAGAAAGATTGTCCAGATCCCAAATGACAGTGCCAAGGGTCAAGAGAGCATGCTGTTTTCCAGGTAAACTTGCTGCAAGTCCATCACTAAGAAGCTATCCGCAACACCGAAGTAACGGGAGCTGGAATACTATGGAAGATGCTGCCTCTGCAGAttccctctcctcttcttctgaTGGAGATGAACATCCATATGAAATGAAGAGCATCTGCTCAGCCGTCATACGACTACCAATGGTCAGCACTGTTGTTGCGACACCCACAGGCTCTCATGGCTCCAATGACACCCTTGAGCGGGGCGATTTAGAGAATGAAGCCaatggaggaaagagggaggtATCTAGGAAATCATCCCGATCCCTGGCTATAGCTTTGCCGTCAACAGTTATAAGAGCTAAAGTGGAAAAAACACGTCATGTAAAGAGGAAAAGTAATTCACTCATCAAGGAAAAGAAAGCAGCAAGGACATTAAGTGCCATATTGCTTGCTTTTATTTTGACATGGACTCCTTACAATATCATGGTGCTAGTGTCCACATTCTGTAAAGACTGTATTCCAACAACGTTGTGGGAGCTGGGTTACTGGCTATGCTATGTTAACAGTACTGTCAACCCCATGTGTTATGCACTCTGCAACCGCTCATTCAGGCGCACTTTCAAAATGCTTCTACTTTGCCGGTGGGACAAGCGGAAATGGAGGACACACAGGCACACAGCAGCTTTCTTCAGGACCCCATCACAGTGA